A single window of Sparus aurata chromosome 22, fSpaAur1.1, whole genome shotgun sequence DNA harbors:
- the LOC115574106 gene encoding ribonucleoside-diphosphate reductase subunit M2-like → MLSARSPLSVKNENTVSSQMINMSLDKENTPPSLNTTRILASKTARKIFDEPAPKAVKKSSREEQEEPLLKENPRRFVIFPIQYHDIWQMYKKAEASFWTAEEVDLSKDLQHWESLKDEERYFISHVLAFFAASDGIVNENLVERFTQEVQVTEARCFYGFQIAMENIHSEMYSLLIDTYIREPKEREYLFNAIETLPCVKKKADWAMNWIGNKKANYGERVVAFAAVEGIFFSGSFAAIFWLKKRGLMPGLTFSNELISRDEGLHCDFACLMFKHLVNKPSAETVTNIIKNAVQIEQEFLTESLPVKLIGMNCELMKQYIEFVADRLMLELGFTKIYRVENPFDFMENISLEGKTNFFEKRVGEYQRMGVMSGSTDNTFRLDADF, encoded by the exons ATGCTTTCTGCTCGCTCTCCTCTGTCCGTCAAGAACGAGAACACCGTCAGCAGCCAGATGATCAACATGTCGCTGGACAAAGAGAACACG CCGCCGAGCCTGAACACGACCCGCATCCTGGCGTCCAAAACCGCGCGTAAAATCTTCGACGAGCCCGCG cccAAAGCCGTGAAGAAGAGCAGCcgtgaggagcaggaggagccgCTGCTGAAGGAAAACCCTCGTCGCTTCGTCATCTTCCCCATCCAGTACCACGACATCTGGCAGATGTACAAGAAGGCCGAGGCGTCTTTCTGGACAGCAGAGGAG GTGGATCTGTCCAAGGACCTGCAGCACTGGGAGTCTCTGAAGGACGAGGAGAGGTACTTCATCTCTCACGTGTTGGCGTTCTTCGCCGCCAGCGACGGCATCGTCAACGAGAACCTG GTGGAGCGCTTCACCCAGGAAGTGCAGGTGACGGAGGCCAGGTGTTTCTATGGTTTCCAGATCGCCATGGAGAACATCCACTCTGAGATGTACAGCCTCCTGATCGACACCTACATCAGGGAGCCCAAAGAGAG AGAATACCTCTTCAACGCCATCGAGACTCTGCCCTGTGTGAAGAAGAAGGCCGACTGGGCCATGAACTGGATCGGCAACAAGAAGGCAAACTACG GAGAGCGTGTGGTGGCCTTCGCTGCTGTGGAGGGAATCTTCTTCTCTGGTTCCTTCGCTGCCATCTTCTggctgaagaagagaggcctgATGCCCGGCCTGACCTTCTCCAACGAGCTCATCAGCAGAGACGAG GGtctgcactgtgactttgccTGTCTGATGTTCAAACACCTGGTGAACAAGCCGTCGGCAGAAACCGTCACCAACATCATCAAGAACGCCGTGCAGATCGAGCAG gAGTTCCTGACAGAGAGTCTGCCTGTCAAGCTGATCGGGATGAACTGCGAGCTCATGAAGCAGTACATCGAGTTCGTGGCCGACAGACTGATGCTGGAGCTCGGCTTCACAAAG atcTACCGGGTGGAGAACCCCTTCGACTTCATGGAGAACATCTCTCTGGAGGGAAAGACCAACTTCTTTGAGAAGCGTGTGGGCGAGTACCAGAGGATGGGCGTGATGTCGGGCTCCACAGACAACACCTTCAGGCTGGACGCAGACTTCTGA